The Mya arenaria isolate MELC-2E11 chromosome 16, ASM2691426v1 genome includes a window with the following:
- the LOC128221445 gene encoding egg peptide speract receptor-like, giving the protein MLSIRDEVKTISNRVDMLENAMVTHEPSISNQVIEITSYNRVDGTGESGKQIVRDEAKHALKSMVKTMRKAYSNDKKDLHQLKQHVKGQLRELEQKITSHMHNLTSDVQQNINSKYRKKKDIRLANASANGSTGVQGRLEIRHDNKWGTICDDNFQVGHVEEHHVANNVNVVCRMFGFRKCDYVMQAGLGMGSGDIWMDHVECRGEERSFLECSHHGWVIHSCTHYEDVGFSMWN; this is encoded by the exons ATGTTATCTATTCGAGACGAGGTCAAAACAATCTCCAACAGAGTCGACATGTTGGAAAACGCCATGGTTACGCACGAACCAAGCATATCGAACCAGGTCATTGAAATTACTTCTTACAACCGTGTTGATGGAACTGGTGAAAGTGGCAAGCAAATCGTACGTGATGAAGCAAAACATGCGTTGAAATCAATGGTTAAAACTATGCGCAAGGCATACTCGAATGACAAAAAGGACTTACACCAACTGAAGCAACATGTTAAAGGCCAACTGAGAGAGCTTGAACAAAAGATAACTAGCCATATGCATAACCTGACTTCAGACgtgcaacaaaatataaattccAAATATCGTAAGAAAAAAG ACATCCGTCTGGCCAACGCGTCTGCCAATGGCTCTACGGGCGTCCAAGGGAGGCTTGAGATCCGTCATGATAATAAATGGGGCACGATATGTGACGACAACTTTCAGGTTGGTCATGTAGAAGAACATCACGTAGCAAACAACGTAAACGTGGTGTGTAGGATGTTCGGGTTCCGCAAATGTGACTATGTGATGCAGGCGGGTCTGGGTATGGGCAGTGGTGACATCTGGATGGACCATGTTGAATGTCGAGGAGAAGAACGTAGCTTCTTAGAATGTTCTCACCATGGGTGGGTGATTCATAGTTGTACTCATTATGAGGACGTAGGGTTCAGTATGTGGAATTAA
- the LOC128221086 gene encoding uncharacterized protein LOC128221086, giving the protein MRPVVLYLMLCLTVLVPIQGSRLGKLEDVVKSLRSFIYSELSSIRHEVKEISNRVDILENTTVTHDPSSSYQDIDITSNNLVNETRESVNQLLRDKTNEASHVVKAEIQNMRKAYSNDKKDLHILKQDVQYQLRELEQKITTHMYNLTADVQHNIEYIHENISLANIALSEFINGSTTNVSIFSDNIKMEIKEVFASKIEHFTLKFNETEAQMKINVSSTLRQNEAKLERFVTLADRNVSEIMLKSEKIFSFVRTNFSEMPIQITNLTFELQTNKNEIRDVEKRLWNILESTSSHLRKDIDFLKDLHYYYYPSTKDIRLANASSYGSNGVQGRLEVRHDNIWGTVCDYSFQNVGERYITNNVNVVCRMFGFQECDYVEKAGLGEGSGDILMDIVLCLGGESSILECSHAGRDVNFCHHSEDVGFRMWN; this is encoded by the exons ATGAGACCCGTCGTGCTTTATCTGATGTTGTGCTTGACTGTCTTGGTGCCCATACAGGGATCACGGCTGGGGAAACTAGAAGATGTTGTAAAAAGTCTTAGGAGCTTCATATACAGc gAGTTATCTTCAATACGGCATGAGGTCAAAGAAATCTCCAACAGAGTGGACATTTTGGAAAACACCACGGTTACGCACGACCCAAGCAGTTCATACCAAGATATTGACATTACCTCTAACAACCTTGTTAATGAAACTAGAGAAAGTGTCAATCAACTTTTACGTGATAAAACTAACGAAGCAAGTCATGTTGTAAAAGCAGAGATTCAAAATATGCGCAAGGCTTACTCAAATGACAAAAAGGACCTACACATACTGAAGCAAGATGTTCAATACCAACTGAGAGAGCTTGAACAAAAGATAACTACCCATATGTATAACCTGACTGCAGACGTGCAACATAATATCGAGTacattcatgaaaatatatcGCTGGCTAACATTGCTTTGTCCGAGTTCATCAACGGGTCTACTACAAACGTTAGCATTTTTTCGGacaatataaaaatggaaataaaagaGGTCTTTGCGAgcaaaattgaacattttaccttaaaatttaatgaaactgaagcgcaaatgaaaataaatgtatcgtCTACTCTTCGTCAAAATGAGGCTAAACTGGAAAGATTCGTGACGCTTGCGGATCGAAATGTTAGTGAAATAATGCTTAAATCTGAAAAGATTTTCAGTTTTGTTCGTACTAACTTTTCGGAAATGCCGATTCAAATTACCAATTTAACTTTTGaactgcaaacaaacaaaaatgaaataagagaTGTAGAGAAAAGGCTGTGGAATATACTTGAGTCAACTTCAAGTCATTTAAGGAAAGACATTGATTTTCTAAAAgacttacattattattattacccaAGCACAAAAGACATCCGTCTGGCCAACGCGTCTTCATATGGCTCCAACGGCGTCCAGGGGCGGCTTGAGGTTCGTCACGATAATATATGGGGCACGGTCTGTGATTATAGCTTTCAAAACGTAGGCGAACGTTACATTACTAATAACGTTAACGTGGTATGTAGGATGTTCGGGTTCCAGGAATGTGACTATGTGGAAAAAGCGGGTCTGGGTGAGGGCAGTGGGGACATCTTGATGGACATTGTGTTATGTCTTGGCGGTGAAAGTAGCATCCTGGAATGTTCTCACGCTGGACGGGATGTTAATTTCTGTCACCATAGTGAAGACGTAGGATTCCGTATGTGGAATTAA